The genomic DNA ATCATGATCAAGAATTGACGCATCCCCATATCATTcttttcagaaaaaaataaatcaatcaatctCCCAACTcgcttttttctttgttcttcccAAAAAAATGCTCCATTCCGCACATTGTATACACATGTAGGAGAAAAAGTTCAAACAATTTGTTCATCTTAATCACCCACAAAAACATCATCTTAATCCAAATCAATTCAAGTGATCATATAGAAAATTTTACCATGCATGAAACCCAATGCATTGATTTAACTCATATTAAAAcccaattaaaagaaaattatattgcTTTTGCTCTGTATGATATAATCAGAATTACAATATCATGCCATTAGCAATGGCCCGATTAGTTTCAACATGAGTAGTTTCATACACCGGAAGCTCTTCACGATACCGATTGTTTCCCAATACTGCGAGGTGATCAAGCTCGAAAAGATCGGAGCTTGAACAACTCGCAGCGTCGTCGTCTTCATAGTCGCCGACATGATCGTTCCCGCGAAAATCTCTCATTATTAACTCGCTCTTCTTCTGATTTTGATGATAATCTCTCAAAAACTCTCTCGCCGACTCTTCCACTCGCCGGGTTTTCTCGAGGACCTTGAACTTGAGCTCTTCTTCGTTCTTTCTTGTCGTTGTTGACCGTCCGATTTTCCACGCGGTTGGTACCGACACCGGTATTAGACTGGAGTCTTGCTCTTCGTACAGGCATTTTTGCCCGACCGGCCGACAATCTTCGTCGACAATTACGCTTACAGGGCAGAATCGGACCGTCCTTTTAACCCCATTGTGATGCTTTTCCCTAGAAGAAGGTGAAGTTTTGCTTAGGCATGATCTTGAGAATGAAGATGCGGAGGAACAGGTTGAGGCTTGAACCGACTTAGATTTCCTCTCCACAGCTGCATCTTCGTAGCCTCCAACGGACCGCgagttcttctttttctttgtattcCCAGTTGTAAAGAGAGAATTGAGAAAATTGGAGAGGCGGCCACCGGGTGAAATTGGTTGTTTCACCTTCTTTAGATTGGCATAAATCTTTAGTGCCGTCGATTTTGACTTGATCATAACTTCGTCATGCTTTGGAGCATCCCCTGTAGCAGAACTATAATGATAATCATCGAACATATGCACCTCCCTCTGCTCATGAAACAGAGCCCTCTgttttctctctgttttctctGATCTCTCCGACCGAGTCGAGACGCTGGTCCTCACCGGCTTCGGCCTTGAAGGTAGAAAACACGAGGAACTGGACTTCAGGCCGTAGATGGACTCCGTATCAGAGGATGAGAATCCTCCGGAACTGGAGTCTGAGGAGCTTGAAGCGGAGCTGAAGAACAGAACATCATTGTCATGATCACGATCGTGCTGCGGTTTTCTCTCCAGTTCCGTCAAATACTGCCGTCGTTGAGAACCGACCTTTGCGCTGGCCTTCTTATCCATCCATTTCTCGATCAAACAGGCTCCGCGAAGACTCGCCGCACCATCCTCTTCCAGAGTTCTGCTGCTTTTGCTGCTAGCTCTGCTCTGTTTCTTTCCCATTGTTTCCCTGTAAAATTTCAATTCTTCAGTGCTTGTTTCTCCTTCGTCGATGGAACGGTAAATTTTGTCgagaagagttgaagagaaagATGGGTTTTTCCTCTCTAGGCTGTACCTATCTTCTCTCAGTATTTTCTCCCTCCTATACATGTTTTATGTATGGAAAATGTGATGGAGATTTAACAAAAGGGAGGCAGAGGCAGAGTGAAAGAAAATGATGGAACCGAGAGTGTGACAAGTGGGAAGTTTAGATTTCGAGCTTGTCTCCCAGTTTTTGTCTGCTAAGGTAGACTCAAAAGCTGGCAAAGATGGCGATCGAAATGATGTGAAGGAAACAGCTAGCTAGAGAAAGCGGCCATTATTGGAGCATACAGTGATTCGGTTGCTTTTTCTCTCTCTGAAAAATTCTTGGTAATGGGAATGAGAGAAGGAAACATGAAGTAGCAGAGCTATTGATGTTTGTCGCCGGAGAGAGTTTTTGCTCAGAGAGAGacaaagacagagagagagagagagagagagagtgagagagagaggaagagggtAATGAGAGCAAAATGGCACGCCTTGGAGATGAAGGGGAAcagggagtgagagagagactttATAAAGCTCTTCACGCGCGTGCATGTCCATCCGAATGGGAGCCAATGCCAGTTTGGCATTCCGTGACGTGGCAACgatctttcctttttcaatccCCCAAATTATCCCTCCTCCCAATCAGGAAACGACGCTGCATTCCTTCTATGTTCACCTTCCAAATTCGAATTTCAAGCCGTTGATCAAGTTCCAGAGATTGGGGTAATTATAGCATGCGCTCCGCTGCAGAGAAATTTAGGTGCACAGACCGATCACTGTCAGTCAGGCGGGTCCACATGTTGGTGTGGGGATAATAGATTACTGTGGGTGGCAGACATTGACTGGGATTTACCGAAATTAATTGTATgaattgttataattttagaCAAATAATGCTAAAATATTTACAATAAACTCTTCAAAATTCCTCTAAAAATATACTCTAGTAAATTTAGTTAGCCAtttttcaaattctttaaatattttcttactttaactaaatatttaattttattgctaACATTTGGACTGTTTGCATTAAAAATCCACTTCAgttaagaggaaaaaagaagaagtatgGAAGAGAAAtaacgttaaaaaaaataaataactttcacttcTGGGCTCTTTACATTTAGAAAGCATTATTAACAGgaattaaatttaacattgaataaaaaatttgttaaatattgtattttgtgagttttttttttttttgtaaaaaaaaaagccagaaGGAGAAAATTCGTTATAAATGCTCATATAATAAGACCAACTTCCTTGGATATGTAACCccacaatttaaaatttatttaagtaAATCTTATAAGGGGTTTTTCACATTATTTGCTCAAATTACTGACAATTTAGGCAGATAAATCTTCCGTAAAATCTCACATTAGCTGCTCC from Corylus avellana chromosome ca6, CavTom2PMs-1.0 includes the following:
- the LOC132184517 gene encoding protein BIG GRAIN 1-like B; translation: MYRREKILREDRYSLERKNPSFSSTLLDKIYRSIDEGETSTEELKFYRETMGKKQSRASSKSSRTLEEDGAASLRGACLIEKWMDKKASAKVGSQRRQYLTELERKPQHDRDHDNDVLFFSSASSSSDSSSGGFSSSDTESIYGLKSSSSCFLPSRPKPVRTSVSTRSERSEKTERKQRALFHEQREVHMFDDYHYSSATGDAPKHDEVMIKSKSTALKIYANLKKVKQPISPGGRLSNFLNSLFTTGNTKKKKNSRSVGGYEDAAVERKSKSVQASTCSSASSFSRSCLSKTSPSSREKHHNGVKRTVRFCPVSVIVDEDCRPVGQKCLYEEQDSSLIPVSVPTAWKIGRSTTTRKNEEELKFKVLEKTRRVEESAREFLRDYHQNQKKSELIMRDFRGNDHVGDYEDDDAASCSSSDLFELDHLAVLGNNRYREELPVYETTHVETNRAIANGMIL